From Aquabacter sp. L1I39, the proteins below share one genomic window:
- a CDS encoding LOG family protein: MARIQSVCVYCGAARGSDPIFTDEARRLGEAIARDGLRLVYGGGGIGLMGEVAAAVAKAGGAVTGIIPEFLMSRERAFGYAAEMIVTADMHERKRLMFERADAFVALPGGVGTLEELVEQLTWAQLGRHRKPILIANIAGFWDPFLALIDHMRANAFIHGNNPVKLLVAETADEILPKLQAAVKDLPDDLEGPTARAVVERM; encoded by the coding sequence ATGGCTCGTATTCAAAGCGTCTGTGTCTATTGCGGAGCCGCTCGCGGCTCGGACCCTATCTTCACCGACGAGGCCCGGCGGCTCGGCGAGGCGATTGCCCGCGACGGGTTGCGCCTCGTCTATGGGGGGGGCGGCATCGGCCTCATGGGGGAAGTCGCCGCCGCGGTGGCCAAGGCCGGCGGCGCCGTCACCGGCATCATCCCGGAATTCCTCATGTCCCGCGAGCGAGCCTTCGGCTATGCGGCCGAAATGATCGTCACCGCTGACATGCATGAGCGCAAGCGCCTCATGTTCGAGCGCGCCGACGCCTTTGTGGCCCTGCCGGGCGGGGTGGGCACGCTGGAGGAACTGGTGGAGCAGCTCACCTGGGCGCAGCTCGGGCGCCACCGCAAGCCGATCCTGATCGCCAACATCGCCGGCTTCTGGGACCCGTTCCTGGCGCTGATCGACCATATGCGCGCGAACGCCTTCATCCACGGCAACAATCCCGTGAAGCTGCTGGTGGCGGAAACGGCGGACGAGATCCTCCCCAAGCTCCAGGCCGCAGTTAAGGACCTGCCGGACGACCTGGAAGGCCCCACGGCCCGGGCCGTGGTGGAGCGGATGTAA
- a CDS encoding ABCB family ABC transporter ATP-binding protein/permease, with the protein MSDLSSRPPAPVPGAPARMKSLVLPGGTLAGTLRALWPYLWPEGRPDLRARVLITLALLFLAKFATLAVPFFFKWATDALAAVPDGQKDGPDIAWLLAAPVVLTVAYGGSRIVMAGVTQLRDGIFAKVALNAVRRLALETFAHMHALSLRFHLERKTGGLTRVLERARNAIETIVRMLVLQLAPTIVEMVLVLVVLMFAFDWRYVAVVAATVGLYTWFTYVASEWRISIRRDMNESDTEANTKAVDSLLNYETVKYFGADRWETARYDRSVARYENATVRTFTSLAWLNAGQAFIFTLGLTGTMVLAAFDVRAGRQSVGGFVMVNAMMIQLYTPLNFLGMIYREIKQAIVDIEAMFAVLVREPEVEDKPGALPLAIHGGTVRFEDVRFSYEGDREILKGVSFEVPAGRTLAIVGSSGAGKSTISRLMFRFYDVSSGRITVDGQDIRDVTQESLRAAIGMVPQDTVLFNDTIAYNIRYGRQDASDAEVEEAARLAQIDAFISATPKGYRTEVGERGLKLSGGEKQRVAIARTILKAPPILILDEATSALDSHTEREIQDALDKVSQGRTTIVIAHRLSTVVGADEILVLDKGQVAERGSHAELLARDGLYAALWHRQREADEARERLLAADAGSAPAPTPAGGDATSTPPSRSHPFEDDPEGESRNVA; encoded by the coding sequence ATGTCTGATCTGTCCTCGCGGCCGCCCGCGCCGGTGCCCGGCGCGCCTGCGCGCATGAAGTCCCTGGTGCTGCCCGGTGGCACCCTTGCCGGCACGCTGCGTGCGCTGTGGCCCTATCTGTGGCCGGAGGGCAGGCCGGACCTGCGCGCCCGTGTGCTGATTACGCTGGCGCTTCTGTTCCTGGCGAAGTTTGCCACCCTTGCCGTGCCCTTCTTCTTCAAATGGGCGACCGACGCGCTCGCCGCCGTTCCAGACGGCCAGAAGGACGGTCCAGACATCGCCTGGCTGCTGGCGGCGCCCGTTGTGCTCACCGTGGCCTATGGCGGTTCGCGCATCGTCATGGCCGGGGTGACGCAGCTGCGCGACGGCATCTTCGCCAAGGTGGCGCTCAACGCAGTGCGACGCCTGGCGCTGGAAACGTTTGCCCACATGCATGCCCTGTCGCTGCGCTTCCACCTGGAACGCAAGACCGGCGGCCTGACTCGGGTGCTGGAGCGGGCGCGCAACGCCATCGAGACCATCGTGCGCATGCTGGTGCTCCAGCTCGCTCCCACCATCGTGGAGATGGTGCTGGTGCTCGTCGTGCTCATGTTCGCCTTCGACTGGCGGTACGTGGCTGTGGTGGCGGCCACTGTGGGGCTCTATACGTGGTTCACCTATGTCGCGAGCGAATGGCGCATTTCCATCCGCAGGGACATGAATGAGAGCGACACCGAGGCCAACACCAAGGCAGTCGACAGCCTGCTCAATTACGAGACGGTGAAGTATTTCGGCGCCGATCGGTGGGAGACGGCCCGATATGACCGGTCCGTGGCGCGCTATGAGAATGCCACCGTGCGCACCTTCACTTCGCTCGCGTGGCTGAATGCAGGGCAGGCCTTCATCTTCACCCTGGGGCTGACAGGCACCATGGTGCTCGCCGCCTTTGACGTGCGCGCCGGACGCCAGAGCGTGGGCGGGTTCGTCATGGTCAATGCCATGATGATCCAGCTTTACACGCCCCTGAACTTCCTTGGCATGATCTATCGCGAGATCAAGCAGGCCATCGTGGACATCGAGGCCATGTTCGCCGTGCTGGTGCGCGAGCCCGAGGTGGAGGACAAGCCCGGCGCCCTGCCGCTTGCCATCCATGGCGGCACGGTCCGCTTCGAGGATGTGCGCTTCTCCTATGAAGGGGACCGCGAGATCCTGAAGGGCGTGTCCTTCGAGGTGCCGGCGGGGCGAACCCTGGCCATTGTCGGCTCGTCGGGCGCGGGCAAGAGCACCATTTCCCGCCTTATGTTCCGCTTCTACGACGTCTCGTCCGGCCGCATCACCGTGGACGGCCAGGATATCCGCGACGTGACGCAGGAAAGCCTGCGCGCGGCCATCGGCATGGTCCCCCAGGACACCGTCCTCTTCAACGACACCATCGCCTACAACATCCGCTATGGCCGGCAGGATGCCAGCGACGCCGAAGTGGAGGAGGCCGCGCGCCTGGCCCAGATCGACGCCTTCATCAGCGCCACGCCGAAGGGCTACCGGACCGAGGTGGGCGAGCGGGGGCTCAAGCTCTCGGGCGGCGAGAAGCAGCGTGTGGCCATCGCCCGCACCATCCTCAAGGCGCCGCCGATCCTTATCCTGGACGAGGCAACCTCGGCTCTGGACAGCCATACCGAGCGCGAGATCCAGGATGCTCTCGACAAGGTGTCCCAGGGCCGCACCACCATCGTGATCGCCCATCGCCTGTCCACTGTGGTCGGCGCCGACGAGATCCTGGTGCTCGACAAGGGGCAGGTGGCCGAGCGCGGCAGCCACGCGGAGCTCCTCGCCCGAGACGGGCTTTATGCCGCGCTCTGGCATCGCCAGCGGGAGGCGGACGAGGCGCGCGAGCGGCTGCTGGCCGCCGATGCCGGCAGCGCGCCGGCTCCTACCCCCGCGGGTGGCGACGCCACCAGCACCCCGCCCAGTCGCTCGCACCCGTTCGAGGACGATCCGGAGGGCGAAAGCCGGAACGTGGCCTGA
- a CDS encoding NADP-dependent isocitrate dehydrogenase: MAKIKVANPVVELDGDEMTRIIWQYIKDKLIHPYLDIDLEYYDLSVENRDATNDQVTIDAAEAIKKHGVGVKCATITPDEARVKEFNLKEMWKSPNGTIRNILGGVIFREPIICQNVPRLVPGWTQPIVVGRHAFGDQYRATDFKVPGKGKLTITFVGEDGTKIEKDVYNFPGAGVALSMYNLDESIRDFARASLNYGLIRNYPVYLSTKNTILKAYDGRFKDIFQEVYDAEFKEEFEKRKIWYEHRLIDDMVASALKWSGGYVWACKNYDGDVQSDIVAQGFGSLGLMTSVLMTPDGKTVEAEAAHGTVTRHYREHQKGKETSTNSIASIFAWTRGLSHRAKLDDNAELAKFAATLEKVCVDTVEAGYMTKDLALLVGADQKWLSTTGFLDKISENLSAAMAA; encoded by the coding sequence ATGGCGAAGATCAAGGTGGCAAATCCGGTCGTCGAACTCGACGGCGACGAGATGACCCGGATCATCTGGCAGTACATCAAGGATAAGCTGATCCATCCTTATCTCGATATCGACCTGGAATATTACGACCTCTCGGTGGAAAACCGGGACGCCACCAACGACCAGGTGACCATCGACGCTGCCGAGGCCATCAAGAAGCATGGCGTTGGCGTGAAGTGCGCCACCATCACGCCGGACGAAGCCCGCGTGAAGGAATTCAACCTCAAGGAAATGTGGAAGTCGCCCAACGGCACCATCCGCAACATCCTCGGCGGCGTGATCTTCCGCGAGCCCATCATCTGCCAGAACGTGCCGCGCCTCGTTCCCGGCTGGACGCAGCCCATCGTGGTGGGCCGCCATGCCTTCGGCGACCAGTATCGCGCCACCGATTTCAAGGTGCCCGGCAAGGGCAAGCTGACCATCACCTTCGTGGGTGAGGACGGCACCAAGATCGAGAAGGACGTGTACAATTTCCCGGGCGCCGGCGTCGCCCTGTCCATGTACAACCTCGACGAGTCGATCCGCGACTTCGCCCGCGCCTCGCTCAATTACGGCCTGATCCGGAACTATCCGGTCTACCTCTCCACGAAGAACACGATCCTGAAGGCCTATGACGGCCGCTTTAAGGACATCTTCCAGGAGGTGTATGACGCCGAGTTCAAGGAAGAGTTCGAGAAGCGCAAGATCTGGTACGAGCACCGCCTGATCGACGACATGGTGGCCTCGGCCCTCAAGTGGTCCGGCGGCTATGTCTGGGCCTGCAAGAACTATGACGGCGACGTGCAGTCCGACATCGTGGCCCAGGGCTTCGGCTCGCTTGGCCTCATGACCTCCGTGCTCATGACCCCCGATGGCAAGACCGTGGAAGCGGAAGCCGCCCACGGCACCGTGACCCGTCACTATCGCGAGCACCAGAAGGGCAAGGAGACCTCCACCAACTCCATCGCCTCCATCTTCGCCTGGACCCGTGGTCTCTCCCACCGCGCGAAGCTGGATGACAATGCGGAACTGGCGAAGTTCGCCGCCACGCTGGAGAAGGTGTGCGTCGACACCGTCGAGGCCGGCTACATGACCAAGGACCTGGCGCTGCTGGTCGGGGCTGACCAGAAGTGGCTGTCCACCACGGGCTTCTTGGACAAGATCTCCGAGAATCTCAGCGCGGCCATGGCTGCTTGA
- a CDS encoding RNA methyltransferase, with protein MAGSGTDSSREWVEGGPVVILVEPQLGENVGSAARAMGNFGLSRLRLVNPRNGWPDDRARTFAAGADRILDGAQVYPDLRAALSGIGYAFAATARERGMAKTVMGADGAAAECHARLAAQEDVALVFGRERTGLYSEEVSLCDAILTLPVNPAFASLNLATCVAVTAYEWFKLASGGALPFAMPDRSPVAEKQDLFAFFDHLERELEEASFFRSADKQPSTTRNIRNIFHRIGLTKQDLATLHGMVTSLVEGRAGREARKLAHNAKAEAKRGEKLVSAQQLAEDEKP; from the coding sequence ATGGCGGGATCGGGTACGGACAGCTCCAGGGAATGGGTCGAAGGCGGCCCGGTGGTCATCCTGGTTGAACCCCAGCTCGGCGAGAATGTTGGGTCGGCGGCCCGCGCCATGGGCAATTTCGGCCTTTCGCGGCTTCGCCTCGTCAATCCCCGCAATGGCTGGCCGGACGACCGCGCCCGTACCTTCGCCGCTGGCGCCGATCGCATCCTGGATGGCGCGCAGGTCTATCCGGACCTGCGCGCGGCCCTGTCCGGCATCGGCTATGCCTTCGCTGCCACCGCTCGAGAGCGTGGCATGGCAAAGACTGTGATGGGCGCCGATGGGGCTGCCGCCGAATGTCACGCGCGCCTCGCGGCACAAGAGGACGTGGCGCTGGTGTTCGGCCGCGAGCGCACGGGGCTTTATTCGGAAGAGGTGTCGCTGTGCGATGCCATTCTGACGCTGCCCGTCAATCCCGCCTTCGCCTCCTTGAACCTCGCGACCTGTGTCGCCGTCACCGCCTATGAATGGTTCAAGCTGGCGAGCGGCGGCGCCCTGCCCTTCGCCATGCCGGACCGTTCCCCGGTGGCCGAAAAGCAGGACCTGTTTGCCTTCTTCGACCATCTGGAGCGGGAGCTGGAAGAGGCGTCCTTCTTCCGCTCGGCGGACAAGCAACCCTCCACCACCCGCAACATCCGCAACATCTTCCACCGCATCGGCCTGACCAAGCAGGACCTCGCCACGCTGCACGGCATGGTGACTTCCCTGGTGGAAGGCCGCGCCGGCCGTGAGGCCCGCAAGCTCGCCCACAATGCCAAGGCAGAGGCCAAGCGCGGTGAGAAACTTGTTTCGGCACAACAGCTTGCAGAGGACGAAAAGCCCTGA
- a CDS encoding SPOR domain-containing protein, protein MGDESSFRSRRDDLTGSAPGARAPGGNVRDAEDALAELARMIGDQDPFADFAEVSRAPPPQPEPPTRLRVPRSDAPTRAPASPPVERRFEDWQPGRRTNGGREATLPPQAPAPYGTEGLTQRPRAPEPTIVRPAYDPNAGAEDPRTAVRQGYGSLAARRAAEAPAPSYAPEPTVARGAQGGEAYGQPQYAQPAYAPQGRAAPAREDEAAGYAYGAKSDEAYDEYDDAYDPTYDEEGYMPPHGEEVYDEEPRRRRGRTALIAVACLIGLGVAATAGIFAYRMGGSGSGTVSASGGDAPVIKADSTPTKVAAPSPEGAPGGDGQKLIYDRVGNAQPGKEKVVPREEQPVDVNAAAAAAPPAAGAPAAAPANATEPKKVRTVAVRADGTVVASASPVSVPPATGVAPTAYAPTQNPAPTGLPTPTPVATMPTNGAGIPVASAGQANATPPQATASGGYVVQVSSQKSEADALGSWKVLQGRYPQLLGNYKATVRKADLGDKGVYYRAQVGPFASRDDAISLCNNLRAQGGDCVVTKN, encoded by the coding sequence ATGGGCGACGAAAGCAGCTTCCGCTCCCGGCGCGACGATCTGACCGGCTCCGCGCCAGGCGCGCGGGCGCCTGGTGGAAACGTGCGCGACGCCGAGGATGCTCTCGCCGAACTGGCCCGCATGATCGGCGACCAGGATCCTTTCGCCGACTTTGCGGAGGTGTCCCGCGCACCCCCGCCGCAGCCTGAACCGCCCACCCGGCTCCGCGTCCCCCGAAGCGATGCGCCCACCCGCGCGCCGGCCTCGCCACCGGTGGAGCGTCGGTTCGAGGATTGGCAGCCGGGACGGCGCACCAATGGTGGACGGGAGGCGACCCTCCCGCCGCAGGCGCCTGCACCCTACGGCACAGAAGGCTTGACTCAGCGCCCGCGAGCGCCTGAGCCGACCATCGTGCGCCCGGCGTATGACCCCAATGCCGGGGCTGAAGATCCGCGCACCGCCGTGCGTCAGGGATATGGCTCGCTGGCCGCCCGCCGCGCGGCGGAAGCGCCCGCGCCCTCCTACGCGCCAGAGCCGACGGTTGCGCGTGGGGCGCAAGGCGGCGAGGCTTATGGCCAACCGCAATATGCCCAGCCCGCCTATGCGCCGCAGGGGCGCGCTGCCCCCGCCCGTGAGGACGAGGCTGCCGGCTATGCCTATGGCGCCAAGAGCGACGAGGCCTATGACGAGTATGATGACGCCTACGACCCGACTTATGACGAGGAAGGCTACATGCCTCCTCACGGGGAGGAGGTGTATGACGAGGAGCCACGTCGGCGCCGTGGTCGCACCGCTCTCATCGCAGTGGCCTGCCTGATTGGCCTTGGCGTTGCTGCGACGGCCGGGATCTTCGCCTATCGGATGGGCGGTTCGGGCTCCGGAACCGTCAGCGCCTCCGGTGGCGATGCGCCGGTCATCAAGGCCGATTCCACGCCCACCAAGGTGGCGGCTCCCTCGCCCGAGGGCGCGCCCGGCGGCGATGGCCAGAAGCTGATTTATGACCGGGTGGGCAATGCCCAGCCGGGTAAGGAAAAGGTGGTTCCGCGCGAGGAGCAGCCGGTCGACGTGAATGCCGCTGCCGCCGCCGCGCCGCCGGCGGCCGGGGCTCCGGCGGCCGCGCCGGCCAACGCCACGGAGCCAAAGAAGGTACGGACCGTCGCAGTACGCGCCGATGGAACGGTGGTGGCTTCCGCCTCCCCGGTCTCCGTGCCCCCCGCGACCGGCGTCGCGCCCACCGCCTATGCGCCGACCCAGAACCCGGCGCCCACGGGCCTCCCCACGCCGACGCCCGTGGCCACCATGCCCACCAATGGCGCCGGCATACCGGTGGCCAGCGCTGGCCAGGCCAACGCCACGCCGCCCCAGGCCACGGCGTCTGGCGGCTATGTGGTGCAGGTCTCCTCCCAGAAATCCGAAGCGGATGCGCTGGGGTCCTGGAAGGTGCTGCAGGGCCGCTATCCGCAACTGCTCGGGAACTACAAGGCCACTGTCCGCAAGGCGGACCTCGGCGACAAGGGCGTGTATTACCGGGCCCAGGTCGGCCCCTTCGCCAGCCGTGACGATGCCATCTCGCTCTGCAACAATTTGCGGGCCCAGGGCGGCGACTGCGTGGTGACGAAGAACTGA
- a CDS encoding ArsR/SmtB family transcription factor, with product MTAPSALPQDVSADFDALAARLRALAHPVRLKVLATLAERDRCVCGEIVAGLPLAQSTVSQHIKILLEAGLVRSAPAGQRSCYCADRDAIARLRAELDVLFARLLPSCSSLDGADLSAEAATSPDRP from the coding sequence ATGACTGCGCCTTCCGCCCTCCCACAGGACGTGTCCGCCGATTTTGATGCGCTTGCGGCGCGTCTGCGTGCGCTTGCCCATCCGGTGCGCCTCAAGGTGCTCGCGACTCTCGCGGAACGGGATCGGTGTGTCTGCGGGGAGATCGTCGCCGGCCTTCCCCTGGCACAATCCACCGTCTCGCAACATATAAAGATCCTGTTGGAGGCGGGGCTCGTAAGGAGTGCACCCGCGGGGCAGCGCTCCTGCTACTGCGCCGACCGGGACGCCATCGCGCGGCTGCGCGCCGAACTTGATGTCCTGTTCGCCCGTCTTCTGCCCTCTTGCTCTTCCCTCGACGGGGCCGACCTTTCTGCTGAGGCCGCCACCTCGCCCGATCGCCCGTAG
- a CDS encoding phosphatidylserine decarboxylase — translation MSIVDSIRKSLVPIHREGYPFIAIAVVIAAGLLSVSTFFGMIAVGLAIWTALFFRDPPRMTPIREGLVVAPADGRISQIALAVPPRELDLSDTPLLRVSIFMNVFNVHVNRAPVTGRVLKVAYKPGIFLNADLDKASEDNERNGLIFGTAFGAIGCVQIAGLIARRIVCFVREGEEMGAGERFGLIRFGSRVDVYLPVGTRVQVAEGQLTTAGETVIADLLAGSTRDTAYRVS, via the coding sequence GTGTCCATCGTCGATTCGATCCGCAAGAGCCTCGTGCCGATCCATCGGGAAGGCTATCCCTTCATCGCCATCGCCGTGGTGATCGCCGCCGGACTTCTGTCCGTGTCGACCTTCTTCGGCATGATCGCCGTGGGACTGGCCATCTGGACCGCTTTGTTCTTCCGCGATCCCCCGCGCATGACGCCGATCCGGGAGGGGCTGGTGGTGGCCCCGGCCGATGGGCGCATCTCGCAGATTGCGCTGGCGGTTCCCCCGCGGGAGCTGGATCTCTCCGACACGCCGCTCCTGCGCGTCTCCATTTTCATGAACGTCTTCAATGTGCACGTGAACCGCGCCCCGGTGACGGGGCGCGTGCTCAAGGTGGCGTACAAGCCGGGCATCTTTCTGAATGCCGATCTCGACAAGGCCAGCGAAGACAATGAGCGCAACGGCCTCATCTTCGGTACCGCCTTCGGCGCCATCGGCTGCGTGCAGATTGCCGGCCTGATTGCCCGCCGCATCGTCTGCTTCGTGCGGGAGGGCGAGGAGATGGGGGCCGGCGAGCGGTTCGGCCTCATCCGTTTCGGCTCGCGCGTGGACGTCTACCTGCCGGTGGGCACCCGCGTGCAGGTGGCCGAGGGCCAATTGACCACGGCGGGCGAGACTGTGATTGCCGACCTCCTGGCGGGGTCCACCCGCGACACCGCCTACCGCGTGAGCTGA
- the dusA gene encoding tRNA dihydrouridine(20/20a) synthase DusA translates to MMDWTDRHCRAFHRTLSRHARLFTEMVTAPAIIHGDRERLLGFAPEEHPVVVQLGGSDPALLAQAAVICADWGYDEINLNVGCPSDRVQGGNFGACLMREPLLVGECIAAMKAKVSIPVTVKCRIGVDDQDPETALNALADAVLAAGTDALTVHARKAWLKGLSPKDNREIPPLDYQRVHRLKARLPHVPIHLNGGLATIADALAQGAGLDGVMLGRAAYQNPDILLEVDPAFAGMPAPHADAFAAVEAFEPYVARHLERGGRLHDITRHMLGLFSGRPGARAYRRHLATQAIQPGAGLDVYRAAVALVRRGGRERAA, encoded by the coding sequence ATGATGGACTGGACGGACCGCCATTGCCGGGCCTTTCATCGCACATTGTCGCGGCATGCCCGTCTGTTTACGGAAATGGTCACGGCGCCTGCGATCATTCACGGGGACCGCGAGCGGCTGCTCGGCTTTGCGCCGGAAGAGCACCCGGTGGTGGTGCAGTTGGGTGGGTCGGACCCGGCGCTGCTCGCCCAGGCGGCCGTCATCTGCGCCGACTGGGGCTATGACGAGATCAATCTGAACGTTGGCTGCCCTTCGGATCGGGTCCAGGGCGGCAATTTCGGCGCCTGCCTCATGCGCGAGCCCTTGCTGGTGGGCGAATGCATCGCTGCGATGAAGGCGAAGGTGTCGATCCCGGTCACGGTGAAGTGCAGGATTGGCGTCGACGATCAAGATCCCGAGACCGCCTTGAATGCACTCGCCGACGCGGTCCTCGCCGCCGGCACCGACGCCCTCACCGTGCATGCCCGCAAGGCCTGGCTAAAGGGCCTGTCTCCCAAGGACAATAGGGAAATCCCGCCGCTCGATTATCAGCGCGTGCACCGCCTGAAAGCGCGGCTGCCGCACGTACCGATCCATCTCAATGGCGGGCTGGCGACCATCGCCGATGCCCTCGCCCAAGGTGCCGGGCTCGACGGGGTGATGCTGGGACGGGCCGCCTACCAGAATCCCGACATCCTGCTGGAGGTCGATCCGGCCTTCGCCGGCATGCCCGCGCCCCATGCGGATGCCTTCGCAGCCGTCGAAGCGTTCGAGCCCTATGTGGCCCGGCATCTGGAGCGGGGCGGCCGCCTCCACGACATTACCCGCCACATGCTTGGCTTGTTCTCGGGTCGCCCCGGGGCCCGGGCCTATCGCCGGCATCTGGCGACTCAGGCGATCCAGCCCGGAGCGGGGCTCGACGTTTATCGGGCGGCTGTCGCCCTGGTACGGCGTGGGGGGCGGGAGCGAGCGGCCTGA
- a CDS encoding sulfite exporter TauE/SafE family protein encodes MSDGTMLANLSSISWHDLGFLAVALAAGGIITGLLAGLLGVGGGAVIVPVLYEVFGFLGVDESLRMQLCVGTSLAIIVPTSMRSHSAHKARGAGVPGVLETWRVPAILGIIGGSAIAGFANGKVLQMAFVVIALLMATKALSGRADWRIADQLPGKPAMWGYGFFIGLASSLIGISGGGLSTMVLTLYGVPIRSAVATSAGIGMLIPIPGIIGFAIAGWPHMDELPPLSIGYISVIGFLFMAPISSLVAPYGARIAHALPQRGLEIGFGVFLLLMAGRFLIASL; translated from the coding sequence ATGTCCGACGGCACCATGCTCGCCAACCTTTCTTCCATCTCCTGGCACGATCTCGGCTTTCTGGCAGTGGCCCTGGCCGCCGGCGGGATCATTACGGGTCTGCTCGCAGGGCTGCTCGGGGTCGGCGGCGGCGCTGTCATCGTGCCGGTCCTCTATGAGGTGTTCGGCTTTCTCGGGGTGGATGAATCGCTGCGCATGCAATTGTGCGTCGGCACGTCGCTGGCGATCATCGTGCCCACCTCCATGCGGTCCCATTCCGCCCACAAGGCCCGGGGCGCCGGGGTGCCGGGGGTGCTTGAGACCTGGCGGGTGCCGGCCATTCTGGGAATCATCGGCGGCAGCGCCATTGCCGGGTTCGCCAACGGCAAGGTGCTACAGATGGCCTTCGTGGTGATCGCCCTCCTCATGGCCACCAAGGCGCTGTCCGGGCGCGCCGACTGGCGGATCGCCGACCAGCTTCCGGGCAAGCCGGCCATGTGGGGCTATGGCTTCTTCATCGGCCTCGCCTCCTCGCTGATCGGCATCAGCGGCGGCGGGCTCTCCACAATGGTGCTCACCCTTTATGGGGTGCCGATCCGTTCGGCGGTGGCCACCTCGGCGGGGATCGGCATGCTCATCCCCATTCCCGGCATCATCGGCTTTGCCATTGCCGGCTGGCCGCATATGGACGAGCTGCCACCGCTGTCCATCGGCTATATCTCGGTGATCGGCTTTTTGTTCATGGCGCCCATCAGTTCTCTGGTGGCCCCCTACGGAGCGCGCATCGCCCATGCCTTGCCGCAGCGTGGGCTTGAGATCGGATTCGGCGTGTTCCTGCTGCTCATGGCCGGACGCTTCCTGATCGCCTCGCTGTGA
- a CDS encoding ATP-binding protein, protein MTPTTSQTADPVHALLVRIADALDRIAPPRIPTPDFEVADAFVWQTEPPRFSPVPHVNRVDMDLLQGIDRVRDQLVENTERFARGLPANNALLWGARGMGKSSLVKASHAYINGKRAAEGAASRLKLVEIHREDIESLPILMSLVRASSHRFIVFCDDLSFDADDTSYKSLKAVLEGGIEGRPDNVIFYATSNRRHLLPRDMMENERSTAINPGEAVEEKVSLSDRFGLWLGFHKCSQDEYLAMVAGYVAHHGLNVDEATWRPQALEWATTRGARSGRTAWQFVQDLAGRLALPLKAAE, encoded by the coding sequence ATGACGCCGACCACATCGCAGACCGCCGACCCCGTCCACGCCTTGCTGGTGCGCATCGCCGATGCGCTCGACCGCATCGCGCCGCCGCGCATTCCCACACCCGATTTCGAGGTGGCCGACGCCTTCGTCTGGCAGACCGAGCCGCCGCGCTTTTCCCCCGTCCCCCATGTGAACCGCGTGGACATGGACCTGCTCCAGGGCATCGACCGGGTGCGAGACCAATTGGTGGAGAATACCGAGCGCTTCGCCCGCGGGCTGCCGGCCAACAATGCCCTCTTGTGGGGCGCCCGGGGCATGGGCAAGAGCTCGCTCGTGAAGGCATCTCACGCATACATCAACGGCAAGCGCGCGGCGGAAGGCGCCGCCTCTCGCCTGAAGCTGGTAGAGATCCATCGCGAGGACATTGAGAGCCTGCCGATCCTCATGTCGCTGGTGCGGGCTTCGTCACATCGCTTCATCGTCTTTTGCGACGATCTCTCGTTCGATGCCGACGACACCTCATACAAGTCCCTGAAGGCGGTGCTGGAAGGCGGCATCGAGGGCCGGCCGGACAATGTGATCTTCTACGCCACCTCCAACCGCCGCCACCTCCTGCCGCGGGACATGATGGAGAATGAGCGCTCCACCGCCATCAATCCCGGCGAGGCGGTCGAGGAAAAGGTCTCGCTCTCCGATCGCTTCGGGCTTTGGCTGGGCTTCCACAAGTGCAGCCAGGACGAATATCTGGCCATGGTGGCGGGCTATGTGGCCCATCACGGCCTGAACGTGGATGAGGCCACGTGGCGCCCACAGGCGCTCGAATGGGCCACCACGCGCGGCGCACGCTCCGGCCGCACAGCCTGGCAGTTCGTGCAGGACCTCGCCGGCCGCCTCGCTTTGCCACTCAAGGCTGCGGAATAA